In a genomic window of Echeneis naucrates chromosome 4, fEcheNa1.1, whole genome shotgun sequence:
- the tmem259 gene encoding membralin isoform X2 produces the protein MSENQANNNNVPINNNMGPNRIRNPNMNQNPLINVRDRLFHALFFKMAVTYARLFPPSFRRVFEFFVLLKALFVLFILAYIHIAFSRSPINCLEVVRERWPRDGILRVEIQRNSSRAPVFLQYYDSAGLQEELEAEEGGGVGVGLSLAALQEEEEEEEEMTLEMFDNSSVKFELDMEPRLKPSLVGGGGRGGVNDSQDVSFAQTTKVWPQEEYIVEYSLEYGFLRLSQSTRQRLNIPVMVVTLDPMKDECFGDGFSRFLLDEFLGYDDILMSSVKALAENEENKGFLRNVVSGEHYRFVSMWMARTSYLAAFVIMVIFTLSVSMLLRYSHHQIFVFIVDLLQMLEMNMTIAFPAAPLLTVILALVGMEAIMSEFFNDTTTAFYIILIVWLADQYDAICCHTNTSKRHWLRFFYLYHFAFYAYHYRFNGQYSSLALVTSWLFIQHSMIYFFHHYELPAILQQIRIQEMLLQNQQGGQANQTALQDNLNNNNAAAGPRPNTPQPGPADPPQPHTDPQQPSSSSTTAGGSGEVRAELNWVAQTAAIITEALSSSAQRPSANSIERSPVSGAGAVGGQGSAGEISVVAEFWMGEGGRGEEGGEEHPNVLSVEINTASDVPPSHPTRRLQAGTRPLEAGPSECETVAAEPPQTDCLPPQSPGINWDCRSPQQQTPSETLS, from the exons ATGTCTGAGAACCaggccaacaacaacaatgtccCTATTAACAACAACATGGGACCAAACAGAATCCGAAATCCCAACATGAACCAGAACCCCCTCATCAATGTCCGGGACCGCCTCTTCCATGCCCTCTTCTTTAAGATGGCCGTCACATACGCCCGGctcttccctccatccttcagGAGAGTCTTTGAGTTCTTTGTCCTTCTCAAG GCGCTCTTCGTCCTCTTCATCCTCGCCTACATCCACATTGCCTTCTCTCGCTCACCCATCAACTGTCTGGAGGTGGTGAGGGAACGCTGGCCTCGGGACGGGATCTTGCGGGTGGAGATCCAGAGGAACTCCAGTAGGGCTCCGGTCTTCCTGCAGTACTACGACTCAGCAGGTctccaggaggagctggaggctgaggagggaggaggagttGGAGTTGGGCTGAGTCTAGCAgcgctgcaggaggaggaggaggaggaagaggagatgacTCTGGAGATGTTTGACAACAGCTCAGTGAAG TTTGAGCTGGACATGGAGCCACGTTTGAAGCCCTCTCTGgtgggaggtggaggaagaggaggagtgaaCGACAGCCAGGATGTCTCTTTCGCCCAGACTACTAAAG tgtggcCTCAGGAGGAGTACATCGTGGAATATTCTTTAGAGTACGGCTTCCTTCGTCTGTCTCAGAGCACCAGGCAGAGGCTAAACATCCCCGTCATGGTCGTCACCCTGG ATCCAATGAAGGACGAGTGTTTTGGTGATGGTTTCAGTCGCTTCCTCCTCGATGAGTTTCTGGGCTATGACGACATCCTGATGTCCAGTGTGAAGGCGCTCGCTGAGAATGAGGAAAACAAAG GGTTCCTGAGGAATGTGGTCTCTGGAGAACATTACCGCTTTGTCAGCATGTGGATGGCCAGAACCTCCTACTTGGCTGCCTTCGTCATTATGGTCATATTT aCCCTCTCTGTGTCAATGCTGCTCAGATACTCTCACCACCAGATCTTCGTCTTCATTG TGGATCTACTCCAGATGTTGGAGATGAACATGACCATCGCCTTCCCAGCAGCCCCTCTGCTCACTGTCATTCTGGCCCTTGTTG GTATGGAGGCCATCATGTCGGAGTTCTTTAATGACACGACCACAGCCTTTTACATCATCCTCATTGTCTGGTTGGCTGATCAGTATGACGCCATCTGCTGCCACACTAATACCAGTAAACGTCACTGGCTTAG GTTCTTCTACCTTTACCATTTTGCCTTCTATGCATATCACTACCGCTTCAACGGTCAGTACAGCAGCCTGGCCCTGGTCACTTCCTGGCTCTTCATCCAG CACTCCATGATCTATTTCTTCCACCACTACGAACTTCCTGCCATCCTACAGCAGATCCGGATCCAGGAAATGCTTCTGCAGAACCAGCAGGGGGGTCAGGCCAATCAGACGGCGCTGCAGGACAACcttaacaacaacaatgctgCTGCAGGACCAAGACCCAACACACCCCAACCTGGACCTGCTGATCCCCCACAGCCTCACACCGACCCCCAGcaaccctcctcctcttccacaaCAGCAGGAGGCTCAGGAGAGGTGAGGGCGGAGCTGAACTGGGTTGCACAGACAGCTGCTATCATCACAGAAGCTCTGTCGTCGTCTGCTCAGCGCCCCTCAGCCAACTCCATCGAGCGCTCGCCTGTCAGTGGGGCAGGTGCAGTTGGAGGTCAGGGGTCGGCAGGAGAAATCAGCGTGGTGGCTGAGTTCTGGATgggggaaggaggaagaggggaagaggGAGGTGAAGAACACCCCAATGTCCTTTCAGTAGAAATTAATACCGCATCTGATGTTCCACCCAGTCACCCAACCAGAAGGCTGCAGGCAGGGACAAGGCCCTTGGAGGCAGGGCCCTCGGAGTGTGAGACGGTGGCTGCAGAGCCCCCACAGACAGACTGCCTCCCCCCACAGAGTCCAGGTATAAACTGGGACTGCAGATCACCACAGCAGCAGACCCCTTCAGAGACCCTGTCCTGA
- the LOC115041746 gene encoding ELAV-like protein 1, with protein MALRRGHIRYLKVCEVQTSQSDVRDASKGAVGKDLYDNGFSDQMMEDEDTRTNLIVNYLPQSMSQDELRSLFSSVGDVESAKLIRDKVAGHSLGYGFVNFVNPSDAERAISTLNGLRLQSKTIKVSYARPSSDMIKDANLYISGLPRTLSQPELEDMFARFGRIINSRVLVDQASGLSRGVAFIRFDKRSEAEDAVKHLNGHTPPGSSEPITVKFAANPNQARNSQVMSQMYHSQSRRFGGPVHHQAQRFRFSPMSVDHMGGGGGVSGNSSSGWCIFIYNLGQDADEAILWQMFGPFGAVVNVKVIRDFNTNKCKGFGFVTMTNYEEAAMAIHSLNGYRLGDKVLQVSFKTSKGHK; from the exons ATGGCTCTCAGAAGAGGTCACATCAGGTACCTGAAG gtgtgtGAAGTTCAAACGTCCCAGAGTGATGTCAGAGACGCCTCCAAAGGAGCCGTTGGAAAG GATCTGTACGATAACGGCTTCAGTGACCAGATGATGGAAGACGAGGACACGCGCACCAACCTTATTGTCAACTACCTGCCACAGAGCATGAGTCAGGACGAGCTGCGCAGCCTGTTCAGCAGTGTGGGTGACGTCGAGTCGGCCAAACTCATCAGGGACAAAGTAGCAG GCCACAGTTTAGGTTACGGCTTTGTTAACTTTGTTAACCCTAGTGATGCAGAGAGGGCTATCAGTACCCTCAATGGCCTGAGGCTACAGTCTAAAACTATCAAG GTTTCGTACGCACGGCCGAGTTCAGACATGATCAAAGATGCCAATCTGTACATCAGCGGTCTGCCACGGACACTTAGTCAGCCCGAGTTGGAGGACATGTTCGCTCGCTTTGGACGCATCATTAACTCCAGGGTGCTGGTCGACCAGGCTTCAG GTTTGTCCCGAGGCGTCGCCTTTATCCGCTTTGATAAGCGATCTGAGGCTGAAGATGCTGTTAAACACCTTAATGGACACACCCCTCCTGGCAGTTCTGAGCCAATCACTGTCAAATTTGCTGCCAATCCCAATCAGGCCAGGAACTCCCAGGTGATGTCACAGATGTACCACAGTCAGTCGCGGCGTTTTGGAGGGCCAGTACATCACCAGGCACAGAGATTCAG ATTTTCTCCTATGAGTGTGGACCACAtgggaggagggggcggggtcTCAGGGAACTCGTCCTCTGGTtggtgcattttcatttataacTTGGGTCAGGATGCAGATGAGGCCATCCTGTGGCAGATGTTCGGGCCATTTGGTGCCGTTGTCAATGTGAAAGTCATCAGagatttcaacacaaacaagtgCAAAGGCTTTGGCTTTGTTACCATGACAAATTATGAGGAAGCTGCCATGGCGATCCATAGCCTGAACGGGTACCGGCTGGGAGACAAAGTCCTGCAGGTGTCCTTCAAGACCAGCAAGGGACACAAGTAG
- the stx6 gene encoding syntaxin-6 isoform X1, whose amino-acid sequence MSMEDPFFVVKGEVQKAVNAAQSLHHRWSELLQEGGGASKEEMDWTTNELRNSLRSIEWDLEDLDETISIVESNPKKFNLDAAELLKRKTFITSTRQTVKEMKEQMSTPAGASMDRKNKQVLLGEHGARGPVWQPGPDKYSRLDRQLQNANSQFIEEQQVQQQLIADQQDEQLELVSGTIGVLKNMSERIGMELDEQAVMLDDFGHEMDNTHSRLDNVMKKLAKVSHMTSDRRQWCAICVLLCILFVVVVLFFVL is encoded by the exons ATGTCCATGGAGGACCCGTTCTTCGTCGTTAAAGG GGAGGTGCAGAAGGCGGTGAATGCAGCACAGAGCCTCCATCATAGATGGAGCGAGCTCTTACAGGAGGGAGGCGGAGCCTCCAAAGAGGAAATGGACTGGACAACCAATGAGCTGAGGAACAGTCTGCGGTCAATTGAGTGGGACCTAGAAGACCTCGATGAGACCATTA GCATTGTTGAATCAAACCCGAAAAAGTTCAACCTGGATGCTGCTGAGTTGTTGAAGAGAAAAACTTTCATCACCAGCACCAGACAGACGGTCAAG gaaatgaaagaacagaTGTCAACCCCAGCTGGTGCCTCCATGGACAGAAAGAACAAGCAG GTCCTGCTTGGTGAACATGGTGCTCGTGGTCCAGTGTGGCAGCCTGGTCCTGATAAATACAGCAGACTGGACCGCCAGCTGCAGAACGCCAACTCCCAGTTCATTGAGGAGCAGCAGGTTCAGCAGCAG CTGATTGCAGATCAGCAGGATGAGCAGCTGGAACTGGTATCAGGAACTATCGGAGTCCTCAAGAACATGTCGGAGCGGATTGGCATGGAGTTGGATGAACAGGCTGT AATGCTGGATGACTTTGGACATGAAATGGACAATACTCACTCCAGACTGGACAACGTCATGAAGAAACTGGCCAAAGTCTCCCACATGACCAGTG ATCGTCGTCAGTGGTGTGCAATCTGTGTGCTGTTGTGCATTCTCTTCGTAGTCGTCGTCCTCTTCTTCGTCCTCTGA
- the tmem259 gene encoding membralin isoform X1: MSENQANNNNVPINNNMGPNRIRNPNMNQNPLINVRDRLFHALFFKMAVTYARLFPPSFRRVFEFFVLLKALFVLFILAYIHIAFSRSPINCLEVVRERWPRDGILRVEIQRNSSRAPVFLQYYDSAGLQEELEAEEGGGVGVGLSLAALQEEEEEEEEMTLEMFDNSSVKFELDMEPRLKPSLVGGGGRGGVNDSQDVSFAQTTKGMQPLKDSVSELEMMARAVWPQEEYIVEYSLEYGFLRLSQSTRQRLNIPVMVVTLDPMKDECFGDGFSRFLLDEFLGYDDILMSSVKALAENEENKGFLRNVVSGEHYRFVSMWMARTSYLAAFVIMVIFTLSVSMLLRYSHHQIFVFIVDLLQMLEMNMTIAFPAAPLLTVILALVGMEAIMSEFFNDTTTAFYIILIVWLADQYDAICCHTNTSKRHWLRFFYLYHFAFYAYHYRFNGQYSSLALVTSWLFIQHSMIYFFHHYELPAILQQIRIQEMLLQNQQGGQANQTALQDNLNNNNAAAGPRPNTPQPGPADPPQPHTDPQQPSSSSTTAGGSGEVRAELNWVAQTAAIITEALSSSAQRPSANSIERSPVSGAGAVGGQGSAGEISVVAEFWMGEGGRGEEGGEEHPNVLSVEINTASDVPPSHPTRRLQAGTRPLEAGPSECETVAAEPPQTDCLPPQSPGINWDCRSPQQQTPSETLS, encoded by the exons ATGTCTGAGAACCaggccaacaacaacaatgtccCTATTAACAACAACATGGGACCAAACAGAATCCGAAATCCCAACATGAACCAGAACCCCCTCATCAATGTCCGGGACCGCCTCTTCCATGCCCTCTTCTTTAAGATGGCCGTCACATACGCCCGGctcttccctccatccttcagGAGAGTCTTTGAGTTCTTTGTCCTTCTCAAG GCGCTCTTCGTCCTCTTCATCCTCGCCTACATCCACATTGCCTTCTCTCGCTCACCCATCAACTGTCTGGAGGTGGTGAGGGAACGCTGGCCTCGGGACGGGATCTTGCGGGTGGAGATCCAGAGGAACTCCAGTAGGGCTCCGGTCTTCCTGCAGTACTACGACTCAGCAGGTctccaggaggagctggaggctgaggagggaggaggagttGGAGTTGGGCTGAGTCTAGCAgcgctgcaggaggaggaggaggaggaagaggagatgacTCTGGAGATGTTTGACAACAGCTCAGTGAAG TTTGAGCTGGACATGGAGCCACGTTTGAAGCCCTCTCTGgtgggaggtggaggaagaggaggagtgaaCGACAGCCAGGATGTCTCTTTCGCCCAGACTACTAAAGGTATGCAGCCGCTGAAGGATTCAGTGTCTGAGCTGGAGATGATGGCCAGAGCAG tgtggcCTCAGGAGGAGTACATCGTGGAATATTCTTTAGAGTACGGCTTCCTTCGTCTGTCTCAGAGCACCAGGCAGAGGCTAAACATCCCCGTCATGGTCGTCACCCTGG ATCCAATGAAGGACGAGTGTTTTGGTGATGGTTTCAGTCGCTTCCTCCTCGATGAGTTTCTGGGCTATGACGACATCCTGATGTCCAGTGTGAAGGCGCTCGCTGAGAATGAGGAAAACAAAG GGTTCCTGAGGAATGTGGTCTCTGGAGAACATTACCGCTTTGTCAGCATGTGGATGGCCAGAACCTCCTACTTGGCTGCCTTCGTCATTATGGTCATATTT aCCCTCTCTGTGTCAATGCTGCTCAGATACTCTCACCACCAGATCTTCGTCTTCATTG TGGATCTACTCCAGATGTTGGAGATGAACATGACCATCGCCTTCCCAGCAGCCCCTCTGCTCACTGTCATTCTGGCCCTTGTTG GTATGGAGGCCATCATGTCGGAGTTCTTTAATGACACGACCACAGCCTTTTACATCATCCTCATTGTCTGGTTGGCTGATCAGTATGACGCCATCTGCTGCCACACTAATACCAGTAAACGTCACTGGCTTAG GTTCTTCTACCTTTACCATTTTGCCTTCTATGCATATCACTACCGCTTCAACGGTCAGTACAGCAGCCTGGCCCTGGTCACTTCCTGGCTCTTCATCCAG CACTCCATGATCTATTTCTTCCACCACTACGAACTTCCTGCCATCCTACAGCAGATCCGGATCCAGGAAATGCTTCTGCAGAACCAGCAGGGGGGTCAGGCCAATCAGACGGCGCTGCAGGACAACcttaacaacaacaatgctgCTGCAGGACCAAGACCCAACACACCCCAACCTGGACCTGCTGATCCCCCACAGCCTCACACCGACCCCCAGcaaccctcctcctcttccacaaCAGCAGGAGGCTCAGGAGAGGTGAGGGCGGAGCTGAACTGGGTTGCACAGACAGCTGCTATCATCACAGAAGCTCTGTCGTCGTCTGCTCAGCGCCCCTCAGCCAACTCCATCGAGCGCTCGCCTGTCAGTGGGGCAGGTGCAGTTGGAGGTCAGGGGTCGGCAGGAGAAATCAGCGTGGTGGCTGAGTTCTGGATgggggaaggaggaagaggggaagaggGAGGTGAAGAACACCCCAATGTCCTTTCAGTAGAAATTAATACCGCATCTGATGTTCCACCCAGTCACCCAACCAGAAGGCTGCAGGCAGGGACAAGGCCCTTGGAGGCAGGGCCCTCGGAGTGTGAGACGGTGGCTGCAGAGCCCCCACAGACAGACTGCCTCCCCCCACAGAGTCCAGGTATAAACTGGGACTGCAGATCACCACAGCAGCAGACCCCTTCAGAGACCCTGTCCTGA
- the stx6 gene encoding syntaxin-6 isoform X2 — translation MSMEDPFFVVKGEVQKAVNAAQSLHHRWSELLQEGGGASKEEMDWTTNELRNSLRSIEWDLEDLDETISIVESNPKKFNLDAAELLKRKTFITSTRQTVKEMKEQMSTPAGASMDRKNKQVNPGPDKYSRLDRQLQNANSQFIEEQQVQQQLIADQQDEQLELVSGTIGVLKNMSERIGMELDEQAVMLDDFGHEMDNTHSRLDNVMKKLAKVSHMTSDRRQWCAICVLLCILFVVVVLFFVL, via the exons ATGTCCATGGAGGACCCGTTCTTCGTCGTTAAAGG GGAGGTGCAGAAGGCGGTGAATGCAGCACAGAGCCTCCATCATAGATGGAGCGAGCTCTTACAGGAGGGAGGCGGAGCCTCCAAAGAGGAAATGGACTGGACAACCAATGAGCTGAGGAACAGTCTGCGGTCAATTGAGTGGGACCTAGAAGACCTCGATGAGACCATTA GCATTGTTGAATCAAACCCGAAAAAGTTCAACCTGGATGCTGCTGAGTTGTTGAAGAGAAAAACTTTCATCACCAGCACCAGACAGACGGTCAAG gaaatgaaagaacagaTGTCAACCCCAGCTGGTGCCTCCATGGACAGAAAGAACAAGCAGGTAAAT CCTGGTCCTGATAAATACAGCAGACTGGACCGCCAGCTGCAGAACGCCAACTCCCAGTTCATTGAGGAGCAGCAGGTTCAGCAGCAG CTGATTGCAGATCAGCAGGATGAGCAGCTGGAACTGGTATCAGGAACTATCGGAGTCCTCAAGAACATGTCGGAGCGGATTGGCATGGAGTTGGATGAACAGGCTGT AATGCTGGATGACTTTGGACATGAAATGGACAATACTCACTCCAGACTGGACAACGTCATGAAGAAACTGGCCAAAGTCTCCCACATGACCAGTG ATCGTCGTCAGTGGTGTGCAATCTGTGTGCTGTTGTGCATTCTCTTCGTAGTCGTCGTCCTCTTCTTCGTCCTCTGA